In the genome of Lactuca sativa cultivar Salinas chromosome 3, Lsat_Salinas_v11, whole genome shotgun sequence, the window cctaggttcggatgagattcattgaaactattcaatggcatgtttaaatctcgatatgcccctcttgtttgtgactgggatgccgaggatcacaaagcgggtatgaattaccatgcaaattcacatggcgccttcattgtaacaatcacctattcaatgtgccggtaaaccacacacgctccattgaactatgataaacaacgaatcaccctttgccaccttcgcttagaaccaattagtgtgccggtaaaccacacacgctccaccaacatcttagcaaggtgcaaagtgtaatttcatgggattgcatcaattcacttttcctaaagtaactaggattgggaaattttgaaatatgtgtagttacttgtatttcttattatacttttaatgagaggatgaggttgccctatcctacccgttcggctaacgaccctccaccaatcaagcaagcggtgggtgtgagtgtacacccattaagcgccattttataggccgcagccttatacccaccttatagatcggcttcgtgaatgaggcctactaacggtaagactagcatttagttatacatatatattattctagtaatatcatattagtatagggttgtattttaaaacttttaaaatctagggtttgaaatttaagttgtctaaattaaaacttttaatcacaaaagtaaatttcaaaacatgagggtaggttttaaacatttaaaacatggaggattaaataacaaataattccaattaacaattaatatcctaattatctatatttgatttattcaagatttctttttaagataattaccaaaataatcaaaataattaattaattatcatataaggaaattaaatatttaattagttgataattacctttaattagatcaagataacagttatatttatcagaaaaacgaattaatgttgatctaattagtttatggtaagttaagataagataaacacaaagaaatcccgaatctggccattcctgacgcctggactcgccgagtgcacaaatggactcgccgagtcaggcctactcgccgagtccactttgagactcgccgagtccatgactcagaaaccaaaaattcgaattttgcaggtttgattcagttaatcaagcaacaatttacagaaaaccaagctaggctctgataccactgatgggttttagccataagaactttcctatgtgcgcatgcaaaaccctaatgcttggatctaggctttctaataaacatgctttgaatccaagacttctaattactaattaggttaaacaagaacattaaaacagatctagaatcatacctttgagttccttgttgatcttgaggtcttggagcttctagagtcacaaatgtcactcctctaatggcttacaaacaccaaagcaaggaggatgatttgggagagaggagaggggaggaattcgaccagagttctcttgttTTTTCAGaagtatcgaattccctatgccatggggtctatttatacttgtagactccttaaggattacagataagtccctatcagataatcttctcttaaggctatccaaatccattcctagataactctaatggacgattttagctatcctaatcctcttagaatccgtccatagcttatccaaatggatttacagtctaaagcttaactatcaaacaattgacagtttattcccctttatttaattaatctctttaagtcaccaaattaattctaattaattctataacttatattaatcaaataacaaatatattattcattatattattcccataatatattaataatatttattctctcttaataaatcatcctatcaagttgctatggtgaaggcaacccaaaaggaccatgcacaaccgaatatagttacagccttagacactattccaacagctaTTTGTGAATCTAGTAATTAGATTTTCTCCTATCATCAAATAATTCTGATCAATTTTAAAGCATTAGAATTTTCTAATGGGATTCAAAACCATTTGCTTCTTGAGATCAATTGTTCataaaatcataatcataaaacCGTAAATTCATACACTTTCATGATGTATGCAACTTGCTCTGGCCCTTCTTTatattgttggtggtgtttttgtTGCTAGTTAGATATGTACATATTCTTATCTACTCTTATTTATCTGTCATTTTCACACTCATTTTGTAATCACTCTTCCATTCAGAGGTTTCATGTTGGATTCTTACTGGAGAAAGACAGACAGTTGTTATTAGGTCTAGATATGTCCAAGTACTTCTAAATCAAGATATGAGTTTCTTCGACACATGTGGCAACAATAGCAACATTGTGAGTCTGGTATTTAGTGATATATTGATTATCCAATTTGCACTTAGTGAAAAAGTAGGTTCTTTCCTCATCAAATTTTGTTTATTGTAATTAATATGTAACAATTTCGTTAACATTATCCATCATTATCATTAATGCATGTTAGTAATTATATCCATAACATGGTTCTTTCCTCATCAAATTTTGTTTATTGTAATTAATATGTAGCAATTTCGTTAACATTATCCATCATTATCATTAATGCAGGTTAGTAATTATATCCATAACATGGTTACATTCTTCACTGGGGTTACAATTAGATTCCTCAATTGTTGGCTGACTTTATTAATTGGCCTCTTTATTGTGGCTACAAGAGGAATATCAAATATATTTCTTCAAAAACTTATGAGATGGACATTTGCCTTAAATTTCCAAGATGCATTGCAATTTGTAAATGTTACCTGAATTTAATCCTAAGTATTATTATTTTGGTTTTCTTAATTAAAATTAAAGGTAGAAAATTAGAACTTACCAAATGCATTTTGCTATATATTTGGTAGAGCTTTGATTTGTTTGGACTAAGTTCATTTTCGATGAATGTATTTCAAATTTTCCTaacaaaatcaaaaaaataaaatttgtttaACATTTGTTCACAAAAAATGTTTGTCTATTAAAATAaggtaatttaattaaattagaaaaaataGAGTGTTAGAAATATTACCACTTCTTACCaaatgctgagattatgtgttaAATGTCCAAAAATGATATGGCATTCAAATATCTGACGTGACAAGATGTTAAGAGTGTTACCACTTCCTTTAACCTTATTATCATGTGTCAGTtgaaaaataaaggaaaaaactATTAAGTCTTACAAAATTGGAAAATAACATGTGACAGaaaagtctatatatatatatatatatatatatatatatatatatatatatatatatatatatatatatgtgtgtgtgtgtgtgtgtgtgtgtgtgtgagagagagagagagagagagagagagagagaaaagctAAGCTAAATACAATGTGATGCATGGAATAAACATGTAAAAAGTGAATTGTAAAAACCTACAACCACATTATGGGCGTGTTTAGCACGTAGTGTTTGGGAGCTTCTGACTTCTAACTTTTAAGAAAACCTTAGTAAAAAGGAAAAAACATCGTTCGACGACATTAGCGTTTAACTTTTAACCTAAACAAAATGCTTCAAAATCAAAAGCTACATGGAGTAGCTTTCAATAAAACACCAGCTACCCGCTACCAATTAGTTTTGTCAAACATGTCCTATATGATAAATTTGATATGAAACCTTAAAAATGACATTTCATTAATAGAGTTGGTCATTAAATATGATCataattcatacatacaaaaaaCCACTTATATTcaacttttttaaaatgaaattcaaAAAAGTGGTAAAGAAAATTTGCTTTCTCTCAATCAAATCATGTTTTCACTCCATTCATGTTCTCTACAATTTCCCAAACTATGACTCTATAACCTCAGTTTCAGCATTCTTTTATCTACCATTGAGGCATATTCAATGTCATGATTTTTTGTGCTAGTTATCGTTGTCTTCTTTTTCTTCATAATGTCATTTCTTTGTGGATGGCTCCCTTAGAAGATGTTTTCATCTTTCTATACTTTGCTTCTATGGCAAGTATAACGTTTTTTCATCACATGAGGCTTCATACAAGGGTTGAGCTCACTGGAGAAGCAAAAAATATAGTTAGATTCAAGGGCGAATTTCAACTAATCGGAGCTTCATACAAGGGTTGAGCTCATTGGGTGTTGATGTATCAACAACGTGTTTTGGATCCGTTAAATTGTAATGGCGTGCAGAGAGAATATAATGACTTAAGACTTTTTTAATAtatcttgtttttttttaaattatttttttattatatatattaaattttatgtttgcgtaaacttatatgtttaaataTCCTAAATTTTATGCTTGCGTTAACTTCAATCTATGTTTAAATATCCTATTTCTTTTTTTCTAAATTATTTTAGCTCAGCATGGAAGCTAAGAACTTGATTTGTATATCGACAACAAAATAAcgtatttaaaatttaaaacagAAAAATTAAATAGAATTACGATTCTCCAAAATTCAAAATAGTAAGCACTAAGCAGTTTAGAATCTAATTTATATGTCCGAAATATCTATTCTGATATTCAGAAACAGGTGATTATTTTCTTAAACGGCCAAAAAAATGATCAAATATATATTCAAATAGTATCTTtgcgacttttttttttttatcgaaTATAACGATTTATGTTTATGGACCTTTATCCCTGTGCTTCACACTCACcggaacaaaaaaaacaaaaggaTGCCGTCTACAACCTCTGAACCACAAAGCAATCATCTGCAAACCCTGTTGGAATCGGCGCGGCCGTTTCTCCGGGGACAATTGGAGAACGTCGACGTCAAACTTCCATCCCTAGTCGCGGTCTTGAAATCCGTCGGAGCTGGCGAGTGCTGGCACAAGCACGGCAGCTTCCTCGACCACCTCGTCGACATCTACCGGATCCTTAAACTATGGGGTGCTCCGGATGAAGTATGTCTCTGCGGCCTCTTCCATTCTGCTTACTCTAATTCTTACGTCAACCTCGCCATCTTCGATCCTTCGACTGGTCGCGACATCGTTCGTGGACACGTCGGCGAGGCGGCGGAGCGGTTGATCCACTTGTTCTGTGTCGTGCCTCGCCAACAGCTTATCCATGATGACCTGCTGTTCCAGTACTCCAACGAATCGGAGCTTGTGCAACACCTAAAGGACTCCGAGAGATCGTTGACTAATGCACGGAAAGGTGCTTTGGAGATCGGAGATGAAGAGTGGAGGAAGAAACTTCAATCAATTTTGCCTGCCGATGGAATCGTGTTGAAGCATATAAAAACAGGCGAAGATGTGCATCTATCGAGGAGAGTAGTAGCGACCTTCCTGCTAATGACAATTGCCGATTTCAGCGATCAACTGTTCAGTTTTCAGGATGTATTGTTCGATAATTCAGATGGAATGCTCAAATTTTCCGGTAATGATTGGGCCACCGCGATGTGGCCGGGGGATGGAAAGCCAGGACTATGGATGAACTCCATATCAAGGATGGGAGCAATTTACACACTGATCGTTAGAGAAGAAGAATTGTACTCAATTGAACAACCTCAATCATCCAATAAAAACCGAGATGAAGAAATCGAGCTTGTGACGCCATCAATTCTTGAAAATTGCACCAAAGTGTTGAGCGCCAAGGATCAGATAGAAGCAAGAGATATGTACTGGGAAGGTGTTTGTAACGTGTCAAAGAGAGGATTGGATGGGTGTGAAGATGTGTTGAAAAGGAGTCTGGAGAAGAACCCATTTGTTGGGGAACCACATGTGGTTTTGGCGCAGATTTATTTGAGCCAAGGGAGGTTCGAAGAGGCAGAGAAAGAGAGTGAAGAAGGGTTGAAGCTTCTTCTCCAATGGGGAAGTCCATGGGATAAGAGAATGTCATGGGAAGGTTGGATCTCATGGTGTAGAgttttggtgatgaaatccaaggAGAAATCATGGCCACAGACTTCTTGGGGGATCCTCAATTTGGGACTTGTTCGATAGAGTCAAAATTGGGCAATAATGACCGAGGTTTGTCTTCCTAAATAAAATAAGACTTGCATTTGTGTAATATTCTCTACATTCACATTCACTAAAGAAACCCATTATCATGGGATGTATCAAGTAAGATTCAGGGCTTATGAACATAATGgaaattttataaagaaatagTCTTCATTAGGTGCTATGTATCTATATTCTATCATCTTTAACAGTTTGTATTACTAGAATACAAAATATCATATCTTCCTGATGCAACTCTTTAAGTACAAAGatttacaatatgatgccaagaAAAATATCTGAGAAAACTCATCAAAAGCCGAATGGTGATTTTCTTTCCATTTTCTGAGTTCGTTCATCATAAGCAACAGATGGATATCATTGCCCTCAGTAAGTCGCTTTAAAGAGAAAGACTGAAGAAGAATACAAGTACTGGTTGCAATTAATGGATATCTAGTCAtatataatagcaacatacttccaTTGACACGTCATCTCTTCACCTGATTCACCATGTTCATCATCTGACTCATTTTCTGAGTTATCTTCACCAAAATCCTGCAACAATTAACCACCAAAACCACAATGATTTCTAGAATCAAAAAGGTAGAAAACAATTGCAGGTGCCCAGAACATCTAAACTTACATAAGGAGCTAAAAAGCTACTGCCATGTCAACGTCTTGTCACTAAGCCATTCCCTTTGATCTTGTCTGCATCATGGTGATTCACATCCTCCTTGATATTTTCTTTTCCAATACTACCCTTATCAGACTTCAAAGCATCTTTCTTTCAACGACGCATGTTTGTCTTCACTAGCGTTTCTTCCATCACCCTCTGAGCTATAGAAACGAAGTACTAAAGTGTCAATCCCAGTTATCATAGTATCATTGAGTTAAACAGATGCTTACACCAAAAAATAGACTCCGTCTTCCTTTCAAGTCTCAGTGAAGAAAAGACATTCAACCTGATACCATATAACTATCTTCTGCTCATGCTTCTTTTAGCTACTCCCCATGTCCTTAGACAAGTTCATGGAATGGGCTCATTGCTTAGCTTCATATCCTAAAAAGATTTGTTTTGTTGTATATTACGAAACTAGGTgtaaaacccgtgtattacacggcttgattaaaaaaattaaatattaacatGTAAACATtaaatctttttttaaataaaattttaaaataaggaaAGAAGAAACGTATTAATTAGAATTACTatcatatttattatattaaatactttacatatataaatatataagtattatgtgacttttttaattttaaaatttgaaaaaacttAGATATTGACatatggatattatttatttcaaaaatatcataaaattacaagtgtcaaaactcatgagagattgatatgtgataaaattgatcttcatttattatagttgaTAGGATTTCCATTAAGAGATAGATAGTACATTCTCAAACTAGAAAAACAAAACATACATACCAAATTTGAACATTTTAATCTTTTGTAAGGATGGAGAGAGACTGTAATTAACATACGACATTGACATCCGTAGAGAAAAAGGAGGGAAGAGCAAACATGCAATCTGAATCGATAGTAAGTATATCAAATCCGAAAGAAAGACAGACCTTTAATTCATTTACCTACGCTGCGACAGAAGTAAGATAATCTCAACTTAAGACGAGACTGCGTTGCCATTGAAATATACAGGAGGAGGTAGACAGGGTTGGTATCGAACAAAAAATAAACTGAAAGAAAATTGATTGTGTTTGTTGGTTTAACCTAGGGAGATAGatttattaaggtaattaacttttcagtTTGTTCACATCTgagtaactatctttttttgtacacatatgGGTAACGAattttttggaagtgttcacatatgaccggTTATGACCGGATGTAAAAAGTTTGTTACATAGATgtgtataaaaaaaatagttacccagatgtgaacaaaccgaaaaagtaaaagtaaattacacgaacgaTCCTGTGGTTttggtaatttgcgtgtttggtccataagttattttttaactcggatgattcctactatttatttttgttgtgtgTTTGGTCATATCTTACCTCAAAAAACTATTgtgtattttttaattaattttcttatttatgtatttattttttatatattaaaaaaaattaatagaccctaCATATCTGTATTTCCTCACCTACAACCCACTgtcttttcatttaattttccaCCACCACAACCCAATAGAAAGGTTGTGGTGTTGGTTCGTCGGAGTTGAAGGACCAAAAAAATGGATGGTGAAAACATCGATGTCACTAAAGATTAAATGAAATAGAAGCTAGGAGGATGAGAGATGAAATGGTTACCAacttaaatttctcaaatgtggtttcaggttTAGGGTGAGGAGatacaaaaatatgtaaaatctattaatttttttaaatatataaaagtaaatacataaataagaaaattaattaaaaattaaattaaaaagggtacaatagtcttttgaggtaagacagggaccaaacgcataacaaaaataaacagtaggtatcatccaagttaaaaaaaataagttatggaccaaacgcacaaattacccaaaccacaaggaccaatgatgtaatttactcttacttttttggtttgttcacatctgggtaactctcttttttttgtacacatctaggtaaaaactttttggaagtgttcacatatgaccattataatCGGTTATGaccggatgtaacctgctacaaccagccataatggtcatatgtgaacactttcaaaaagttcgttaccttgatatgtaaaaaaaaaaaaaaaaaaaaaaaaaaaaaaaaaaaaagatagataCCTAGATGTGAACAAACAAAAAAGtcaattaccttaataagtctaTTTCCCTTTAACCTATAAGGAGACATTGGTTCTATATTACTCCAAGTCTAAACGACAAAAGGCGTTTGTGTTTTAGGTTGTGGCGTAGGTCTTGGGTGGCGGGTGAAAAACAGAGTGTAGGGTGTTCTACCAGATATTTTTCGTAACGTTTGAATGTGGTGTACGATTCATAGATAAATCAGTTAATTCTATTTATTAATCTTTTAAACGAAAATATCAATTTATCCCTATAATTTTTTCCATTTGTTTTAaatagttattattttttttgtattctATAGGTAATAAATAGATGTTTATGTCTTAATTTAATCCCTTTACCCTTTATAATGAGTTTGTATTGTCGTGTGTTCACCAGTTGTTTATATGGATGCTACAATGGCAGCTGACTCAGTGCTACTGTAGCACCCTTGGTCCCCAAGTTTGTCACATAAGGTGTCGGTCCCCTCTATACAAACAACGAGAACCTTAAATGATATAAATCCTTCGACTTGTTACTGTTCGATTAgtttctaagcccgtaactatatttggtatgtacttgacccggttgtgcatggtccttttgggttgtcttcaccaaagcaacttgacatggTGATTTTatggagagagggagagagagacagagagagagaggttattattgtttattaatatattatatgaataatatattaaaatagaaatcatatagtttaattaatattagacaagaattaattatgtggctaaaagacattaatcaAATAAAAGGGACTTAAACtctcaaatgtgtgatagttaatATTGGACTGAGAAGCCTTATGGAATAGGATTGGACGAAATTAAGGATGTGTCCATCCTAATTTCGTCCATAAAGGCCCTATTCTAGAAGgttccttggactgcttaaggcctaagctgtccattagggttttgactaaaaccctagcagcacgagtattgtaacacccggattcccaggtatgatatttgttcctttattttttgggttttatgggggaactcggcgagttggcgtctagactcgccgagtagagtcgcggattcgtatgcgagttcacagctggactcggcgagttcattagtggactcggcgagtccacgctgtttaatgaaaccctaatttccagggtttgagacctatttaaagggccttatggccgtcatttgcggccaccaacccccagagagaaaccctaaagagatctagagcgtttgtgaggtaggagaggccaatcttgaacttttgtgggtgtttttgcaagaaggaagtgtgcaaggcaagaggaggctgaggAGGTGCGATcttggtggtttttgagctctTAGAGGttgcattgaggtattattctcgaaccttcttcagtttttggtgttattcttagtgttagggttttctaacccttttagaggttgatttaGTGGAGTggttggtcccttctcgagtttgtgttctggatctggacccaaagaggtccagagaccttaacccttggagctttatgagtcattttgggagtattgagcttggaatgtcatttttggggctaaatcaccattttggaccatttagatgttatatgtgtgtcaaggtccgaactttacgtgattatcatgcttggggaggccagatctatgattgtatggaacagatctaacctcagaagtcgttttgagtttgtgcatggcatgaactcgtcgagtccgaagaacaaactcggcgagtagtatgaaggtggCCCGTTAATCACTCAATGAGTGGACTTTTCGAGttaggggaatgactcggtgagtcagggagagtcaggggtctgagttcaagttggaactcgccgagttgttcttgagactcagcgagttgagttggggtggccccgcgattcatgccaggtacAGATAgggtctaagagagtcagtggacacgtgtagactcgccgagttgccctagtgcactcgacgagtcgggtcaaagtttgaccgttgaccttgttgacttttagggtcgaGTTcggttgtatttatgagagtattactttatgtgattaggcggaggctagatcacacttcttccgagtcagatattaccgagacatcgaggtgagtcttctcactatacattacctagagtggtactatgcgatgaccagagggtcttatgtgttatgtatgagattatgtgctatgtgatatttctatgttgtatgatgatatagaccggaccggagggtccaacgagctatgaccggacctaagggtccaacgagctacgggactggagggtcccgatGAGACagatcgaccggagggtcgtattatagcctcgagtggcgtatgtgttgtatgtggtattttggggaactcactaagcattatgcttacagttgttgtgttatgtgtttcaggtactagtgatgagcgtggGAAGGTGCtagcatgattcgtacacacacacacacatattggagtttatgtttgagattctggggagatgtttagTGATGATAAtatttgatacaatatgttttgacattattttatgagaaaatgtatgtttttttaaaaaaaaaattgttttgaaaatttacgttgttacaagtataaataaaccCCTAAAGCATCAGATTTCgggactagaaaccctagaagagttcatagccgaaattgtgcctcatcccctctctccaatatcatcatcttgcttgtgtggtgtttataagtcattagaggagtgacatttgtgactctaagcttcaagACAATAAGATTCAAGCCATTGTTGAATAGGTAATTAACAttgatctgttttcatatgataatttcgaaatatgtatgctagatctagggttcataagtcttggatgaattgcatgtataatagagaaacctagtgtaacgcccgtagatcagggctagtcaatttagagacaataagcgtcaaaaatgactttttgatagaagattatttaggatgaataatccgaactaagttgtagtatatgttacaaggtttccgtgcatataaagaacgccaaaatccgagttataacaaagaagttatgacctgtcgaagtttcgcgacagaaccgacacgacacagcgcgacgtaaaaagtgaatttacgttagagcgatatttagccttagcaatctaaacaagaatcgaagatctcgttgttggtatcgaagcgataaaaagttaggcgaaaacggacgtcagacgaagaagttatgaatttataacgaaattttctgtcccggcctattaaaaataaataataaaaataaaagtcaaaattagccgacggagtctaaacgaaagtcgtagagcgtagtctcacctacgcgtggatataaagaacgtcgaaaacggagttcgtatgaagaagatatgaattttcgaagtttattaatgaattaataattaaatttaattattaaatcccggtattatccgaaggcaagtcatcggactcatccgaagtacgccccgcgtacagcgaagcatgatgaccttcgcactcgagttcttcggatgacgcatgcagtgacgaattcgggcgcgtacgccccgtgtactctgaggctccagcctcctataaataggatgcgagggcagccggttct includes:
- the LOC111884367 gene encoding uncharacterized protein LOC111884367; this translates as MPSTTSEPQSNHLQTLLESARPFLRGQLENVDVKLPSLVAVLKSVGAGECWHKHGSFLDHLVDIYRILKLWGAPDEVCLCGLFHSAYSNSYVNLAIFDPSTGRDIVRGHVGEAAERLIHLFCVVPRQQLIHDDLLFQYSNESELVQHLKDSERSLTNARKGALEIGDEEWRKKLQSILPADGIVLKHIKTGEDVHLSRRVVATFLLMTIADFSDQLFSFQDVLFDNSDGMLKFSGNDWATAMWPGDGKPGLWMNSISRMGAIYTLIVREEELYSIEQPQSSNKNRDEEIELVTPSILENCTKVLSAKDQIEARDMYWEGVCNVSKRGLDGCEDVLKRSLEKNPFVGEPHVVLAQIYLSQGRFEEAEKESEEGLKLLLQWGSPWDKRMSWEGWISWCRVLVMKSKEKSWPQTSWGILNLGLVR